The following proteins come from a genomic window of Oscillatoria sp. FACHB-1407:
- a CDS encoding serine/threonine protein kinase — protein MNTSVGKTLQGGKYTLDQVLGQGGFGITFKATHHYLGQIVVIKTLNQANQQDPQFPRLVQQFQDEGRRLALCIHPNIVRVNDFFMEEGIPYLVMDYIPGQTLEALVMPDRPLSEAIAIHYILQIGAALQVVHQNGMLHRDVKPQNIVLRQGTQEVVLIDFGIAREFTPGVAQTHTSIISTGYAPVEQYISHEKRTPATDVYALAATLYTLLTAYVPVAAILRDRQPMPAPRDLRPELSAAINQAVMRGMAVEVKYRPQTVADWLALLPSADSVAVAPQLLDALNGGNGANGANAAVPAPVADPVSHMATVAIAPRAPQPTPPVSPTPISPAPPAPPVQRTSPVAPARRGPSRSLFVILGLVVIASIAIAAIAAVWNQTRQVPETALSPDPLPSPESELPSVEQPEEVPSPEASPEESPSEPEVVPPPSLGPISVEEDNPSENSEKNEPQPEPERGNGSERPSIPGVPVGTSEDEIVGLLGEPNRAGDGYWRNTRTALYDVIPNKVTLAYIYDRDTSRVRQSEASFAQSVDPLTMQVTLNGMLGGRLTEDVEDALKRVRERDSNRYTFESNGLEGIIERNNRDRIYIAVWEADLH, from the coding sequence ATGAACACGTCCGTGGGCAAGACGCTGCAAGGTGGAAAATATACCCTGGATCAGGTATTGGGACAGGGTGGATTTGGCATCACGTTTAAGGCAACCCACCACTATTTGGGGCAGATTGTCGTTATCAAAACGCTGAACCAGGCAAATCAGCAAGACCCCCAGTTTCCGCGCCTGGTGCAGCAATTCCAGGATGAGGGGCGACGACTGGCACTCTGCATCCATCCCAACATTGTGCGGGTGAATGATTTCTTTATGGAAGAAGGCATTCCCTACCTGGTGATGGACTATATTCCGGGTCAAACCCTGGAGGCATTAGTGATGCCCGATCGCCCCCTTTCTGAAGCGATCGCCATCCATTACATTCTGCAGATTGGGGCAGCCCTGCAAGTGGTGCATCAAAACGGTATGTTGCATCGGGACGTGAAGCCCCAAAACATTGTTTTGCGGCAGGGGACGCAGGAGGTCGTCTTAATCGACTTTGGCATTGCGCGAGAGTTTACCCCCGGTGTTGCTCAGACTCACACCAGCATTATCTCAACGGGCTATGCTCCGGTGGAGCAATACATCTCCCATGAGAAACGCACTCCCGCAACGGATGTCTATGCCCTGGCAGCAACACTCTATACGCTGTTGACGGCCTATGTTCCGGTGGCGGCAATTTTGCGCGATCGCCAACCCATGCCTGCTCCCCGCGATCTTCGCCCAGAGCTCAGTGCCGCGATCAACCAGGCTGTGATGCGGGGCATGGCAGTCGAGGTGAAATATCGCCCACAAACAGTTGCGGATTGGCTAGCGTTGTTACCCAGTGCGGATTCTGTAGCGGTTGCGCCTCAACTCCTCGATGCCCTGAATGGAGGGAATGGAGCCAACGGAGCCAATGCAGCGGTTCCTGCTCCGGTTGCCGATCCGGTTTCTCATATGGCAACAGTAGCGATCGCTCCCCGTGCGCCTCAGCCGACGCCCCCGGTTTCTCCGACGCCGATTTCCCCGGCTCCTCCGGCTCCCCCAGTGCAACGAACATCGCCTGTTGCTCCGGCACGGCGTGGTCCTTCGCGATCGCTGTTTGTCATTTTGGGATTGGTTGTGATTGCGTCGATTGCGATTGCGGCGATCGCTGCCGTTTGGAATCAGACCCGGCAGGTGCCCGAAACGGCTCTCTCCCCAGACCCACTGCCCTCTCCAGAGAGTGAATTACCGTCTGTTGAGCAACCTGAGGAAGTGCCTTCGCCAGAGGCCAGCCCAGAGGAAAGCCCCTCAGAACCGGAGGTTGTTCCTCCACCCTCGCTGGGACCGATCTCAGTGGAGGAAGACAACCCGTCCGAGAATTCAGAAAAGAATGAACCCCAACCGGAACCAGAGCGTGGCAATGGCTCAGAGCGTCCGAGTATTCCAGGAGTACCCGTTGGGACAAGCGAAGATGAAATTGTCGGATTGTTGGGCGAACCCAATCGCGCTGGAGATGGCTACTGGCGCAACACTCGCACGGCTCTGTATGATGTCATTCCCAACAAAGTGACGCTGGCTTACATCTACGATCGCGATACGAGTCGAGTGCGTCAGAGCGAAGCCTCCTTTGCTCAATCGGTCGATCCGTTGACGATGCAAGTCACACTCAATGGCATGTTGGGCGGACGATTAACAGAAGACGTGGAGGATGCATTAAAACGGGTGCGAGAACGTGACTCGAATCGCTACACCTTTGAATCGAACGGACTGGAAGGCATTATTGAACGCAATAATCGCGATCGCATTTACATTGCTGTTTGGGAAGCCGACTTGCATTAA
- a CDS encoding amino acid ABC transporter ATP-binding protein, with product MIRVEFLCKSFGKLDVLKDISTEIKKGEVVAIIGPSGSGKSTMLRCINLLEVPTRGRVYIADKDITHPKTDISAVRQNIGMVFQHFHLFPHKTVLENITYAPLKVKKLPKNQACDKAYELLERVGLSEKAHVYPSRLSGGQKQRVAIARALAMEPEVMLFDEPTSALDPEMVKEVLEVMKDLATTGITMAIVTHEMGFAREVANRILFLDQGKLVEDLPPHEFFKNPRTERAKQFLEKML from the coding sequence GTGATTAGAGTTGAGTTTTTATGTAAATCCTTTGGTAAGTTGGATGTCTTAAAAGACATTTCGACTGAGATCAAAAAAGGGGAAGTGGTTGCCATTATTGGGCCATCTGGTTCTGGTAAATCCACCATGTTGCGGTGCATTAATTTGCTAGAGGTACCAACACGGGGCAGGGTTTATATCGCGGATAAGGATATTACTCATCCCAAAACGGATATTTCAGCCGTGCGGCAAAACATTGGCATGGTGTTTCAACACTTCCATCTGTTTCCGCATAAAACAGTTTTAGAAAACATCACCTACGCTCCCCTCAAAGTTAAGAAACTCCCAAAGAATCAGGCTTGTGACAAAGCTTATGAACTGTTGGAGCGGGTAGGTTTGTCTGAAAAAGCGCATGTATACCCATCTCGGTTGTCTGGTGGGCAAAAGCAACGGGTGGCGATCGCCCGTGCTCTGGCTATGGAACCGGAAGTGATGTTGTTTGATGAACCGACCTCTGCTCTTGACCCTGAAATGGTGAAAGAGGTGTTGGAGGTTATGAAAGACCTCGCCACAACTGGAATCACTATGGCAATCGTGACCCACGAAATGGGCTTTGCTCGCGAAGTGGCGAACCGGATTTTGTTCTTAGATCAGGGTAAATTGGTGGAAGACCTGCCCCCCCATGAATTCTTCAAGAACCCTCGTACTGAACGCGCCAAGCAGTTTCTCGAAAAGATGCTGTAG
- the lnt gene encoding apolipoprotein N-acyltransferase, whose product MIAKSLNSPTKLAIAFGSGALMGLTVAPGNVWWLAWVALVPLWVLIRTQAIDSSIKFKRVWLYPLLWGFGFHGVGIAWIRDLHPLTWMGVPWLASVAIALFAWGCITLWGGALVSFWGWSFRFCLRRGKVGLPYGDTSNLSVGLPLLSVLLGTALWCLTEGLWSQSALWWTSLSLTQSPHDLLILHLGQVSGPNAVTGAIVAINGLLAEAWLSYSSSSRSRTKGLLAIALTLFLTLHGIGAWLYTRPLVESPNSQLSIGIIQGNIPTRIKLFEEGIRRAVTAYTDGYRSLAAQGVDAVLMPEGAFPYFWMGMNRSRDPFYQTILQEGVPVWIGTPGLENGKVTQSLFTLSGTGEIISRYDKIKPVPLGEYLPFEPILGRVISRLSPVELSMIPGSRNQHIDTPFGRAIAGICFDSAFAYIFRDQAAAGGQFILTASNNDPYGAAMMAQHHAQDVMRAIESDRWAVRATNTGFSGLVDPHGRTIWISGFRTYETYVATIYRRQTQTLFVRWGDWLTPMLLAIAGGVLIKRMKDEG is encoded by the coding sequence GTGATCGCAAAATCGTTGAACTCACCCACAAAACTGGCGATCGCCTTTGGTAGTGGGGCTTTGATGGGGTTAACCGTCGCCCCAGGCAACGTCTGGTGGTTGGCATGGGTGGCGTTAGTTCCCCTATGGGTATTGATTCGGACACAGGCAATCGACTCTAGTATCAAGTTCAAACGGGTCTGGCTCTATCCTCTGCTGTGGGGCTTTGGCTTTCACGGTGTGGGCATCGCCTGGATTCGCGATTTGCATCCCCTCACCTGGATGGGTGTGCCCTGGTTAGCGAGTGTAGCGATCGCGCTATTTGCCTGGGGGTGTATCACCCTCTGGGGTGGGGCGTTGGTCAGTTTCTGGGGGTGGAGCTTTCGCTTTTGCCTCCGACGTGGAAAGGTGGGGCTACCTTACGGCGATACATCCAACCTATCGGTAGGGTTGCCACTGCTATCGGTCTTGCTGGGTACGGCGTTGTGGTGCCTGACCGAAGGACTCTGGAGCCAGTCTGCGCTGTGGTGGACATCTCTTTCGCTGACACAAAGCCCTCACGATCTGCTGATTTTGCATCTGGGGCAAGTCTCTGGACCGAATGCCGTTACGGGGGCGATCGTTGCCATCAATGGGTTGCTGGCAGAAGCCTGGCTGTCTTACTCAAGTTCTTCAAGAAGTCGGACAAAAGGGTTATTGGCGATCGCCCTAACGCTCTTCCTCACGCTACATGGCATCGGGGCATGGCTCTACACCCGTCCTTTAGTAGAATCTCCCAACTCGCAACTCAGCATTGGTATCATTCAGGGCAACATTCCCACTCGCATCAAACTGTTTGAGGAGGGCATTCGTCGTGCCGTCACCGCTTATACCGACGGTTATCGTTCGCTCGCTGCTCAGGGAGTTGATGCCGTACTCATGCCCGAAGGCGCATTCCCCTATTTCTGGATGGGCATGAATCGGTCGCGCGATCCCTTCTACCAAACGATTTTGCAAGAAGGAGTCCCGGTCTGGATTGGCACCCCTGGATTAGAAAACGGCAAAGTGACGCAGAGCCTGTTCACTCTATCAGGCACAGGCGAAATTATCAGTCGCTACGACAAAATTAAACCCGTTCCACTGGGGGAATACCTGCCCTTTGAACCGATCCTGGGTAGAGTCATCAGTCGCTTGTCGCCCGTTGAGCTATCGATGATCCCCGGCTCTCGCAACCAACACATTGACACTCCCTTTGGTAGGGCGATCGCCGGAATTTGCTTTGACTCCGCCTTTGCCTACATCTTTCGAGATCAGGCAGCAGCAGGAGGTCAATTTATTCTCACCGCCTCCAACAATGACCCCTATGGAGCCGCAATGATGGCGCAACACCACGCTCAGGATGTGATGCGAGCCATTGAGAGCGATCGCTGGGCGGTGCGTGCTACCAACACAGGCTTCTCAGGACTCGTTGATCCCCACGGCAGGACGATCTGGATCTCTGGCTTTAGAACCTACGAGACTTACGTCGCCACTATCTATCGTCGCCAAACCCAAACGCTCTTTGTCCGCTGGGGGGATTGGTTGACACCAATGCTGTTGGCGATCGCGGGAGGGGTGTTGATTAAAAGGATGAAGGATGAAGGATGA
- a CDS encoding carbohydrate ABC transporter permease has protein sequence MVKTPIVRPQQRAIAARRSPSAPAQSGAGIWLKLLVYVGLVVYAVLTLIPFLWALSASFKPLSEIASGEPNFLPQQFTLENYRYIFQEPLFLRWLLNSLAIAVSVTVCNLLFNSMAGYALARLRFRGRQFWFFLILAVLAIPAQITLIPTFLILKTLGWLNSYQGMIVPGMVNATFIFMMRQFFINFPRELEEAAQLDGLTRFGIFWRIVLPLAKPALAAQAIFVFMGSWNNFLMPVAILFDPEMFTLPLGLNSFKGTYISYWNYIMAASMVFTLPALAIYAFFNRYFIEGVTFTGGKG, from the coding sequence GTGGTTAAAACTCCAATCGTTCGACCTCAGCAAAGGGCGATCGCTGCTCGCCGTTCTCCTTCTGCTCCCGCTCAATCGGGTGCCGGAATTTGGCTCAAGCTATTGGTATATGTCGGGCTGGTTGTCTACGCTGTGCTGACGCTGATCCCGTTTCTCTGGGCGTTATCTGCTTCCTTCAAGCCATTGTCGGAGATTGCCAGTGGAGAACCTAATTTCTTACCGCAGCAGTTCACCCTCGAAAACTACCGCTATATCTTTCAAGAGCCGTTGTTTTTGCGCTGGTTGTTGAATAGTTTGGCGATCGCCGTGAGTGTCACCGTTTGCAATCTGCTGTTTAACTCGATGGCAGGCTATGCTCTGGCGCGATTGCGCTTTCGCGGCAGGCAGTTCTGGTTTTTCCTGATCCTGGCCGTGCTCGCCATTCCAGCGCAAATCACCCTGATCCCCACATTCCTGATTCTCAAAACGCTGGGTTGGCTCAACTCTTATCAGGGCATGATTGTTCCGGGAATGGTCAACGCCACGTTCATCTTCATGATGCGACAGTTTTTCATCAACTTCCCCCGTGAATTAGAGGAAGCCGCTCAACTCGATGGCTTGACCCGGTTTGGCATCTTTTGGCGCATTGTCCTACCTTTGGCGAAACCTGCCCTCGCGGCTCAAGCGATCTTTGTCTTTATGGGCAGTTGGAATAACTTTTTGATGCCTGTGGCCATCCTGTTTGATCCAGAAATGTTCACCTTACCGCTGGGCTTAAACAGCTTTAAGGGCACCTACATCAGCTACTGGAATTACATCATGGCAGCCTCTATGGTCTTCACCCTACCTGCACTGGCAATCTACGCCTTTTTCAACCGTTACTTCATCGAAGGCGTAACCTTTACCGGGGGGAAGGGATGA
- a CDS encoding Spy/CpxP family protein refolding chaperone has protein sequence MKPMMKPATVLTGSVMAVVGFAAGLAVALHPMTVQAQSPTPMEQWSQVLEELDLTPDQQTQLAQIRENTRSELEALLTPDQREQFRTTLQNGSSFRSAVRSMNLSEDQRTQLRSIFQSTQEQVTAILTEEQRQQVRELIRSRMQQQQ, from the coding sequence ATGAAACCGATGATGAAACCCGCAACGGTGTTGACTGGAAGTGTAATGGCAGTCGTTGGATTTGCTGCCGGACTTGCCGTTGCCCTTCATCCGATGACGGTTCAGGCTCAAAGCCCGACCCCTATGGAGCAATGGTCACAGGTCTTAGAGGAACTCGATCTCACACCAGATCAACAAACTCAGCTTGCCCAAATTCGGGAGAATACTCGATCTGAGTTAGAAGCCCTTTTAACCCCAGACCAGCGAGAGCAATTTAGAACAACTCTGCAAAATGGCAGTAGCTTTCGATCCGCAGTCCGGTCAATGAATCTCTCGGAGGATCAGCGAACTCAACTGCGCTCCATCTTTCAATCTACCCAAGAGCAAGTCACCGCCATTTTGACGGAAGAACAGCGTCAACAAGTGCGAGAGCTGATTCGATCGCGCATGCAACAACAGCAGTAA
- a CDS encoding amino acid ABC transporter permease, translating into MEFLSFDWITLLSQVASDQVQRGLNLDFTKIVPSIPFILQGILVTLQFTLLSAFFGFTWGTVLSLLKITGVPVLNAFAVAYTSIFRGTPLILQLSLVYYATPQLLGYTISALEAGVITFALNSAAYSSETIRGGILAVDKGQREASMSLGVPYPQMMWDIILPQAFKNILPALVNESIALLKDSALVSVIGVLDILRRSSIVAAEKFIYFEPLIFAGAIYYIMVMGLSLAAERLERRMRLSD; encoded by the coding sequence ATGGAGTTTTTATCGTTCGATTGGATTACGCTCCTGTCTCAAGTGGCATCTGATCAGGTACAGCGTGGTCTAAATCTTGACTTCACTAAAATTGTCCCCTCGATTCCTTTTATCTTGCAGGGGATTCTAGTCACACTACAATTTACGTTGTTGTCCGCATTCTTTGGGTTTACCTGGGGGACGGTGCTCTCACTCCTCAAAATCACAGGTGTTCCTGTGCTCAATGCTTTTGCGGTCGCTTACACCTCAATTTTTAGAGGTACTCCGCTGATTTTGCAGCTTTCGTTGGTGTACTACGCAACGCCTCAATTGTTGGGATACACCATCTCTGCCCTCGAAGCGGGAGTGATTACCTTCGCGCTCAACTCGGCAGCTTACAGTTCAGAAACGATTCGGGGTGGCATTCTAGCAGTTGACAAAGGACAGCGCGAAGCTTCGATGTCGCTGGGGGTGCCCTACCCACAAATGATGTGGGATATCATTTTGCCTCAAGCGTTTAAAAACATTTTGCCTGCACTGGTCAACGAGAGCATTGCTTTGCTCAAAGATTCGGCTCTGGTGTCTGTGATTGGGGTTTTAGATATCTTGCGGCGTAGTTCGATCGTCGCAGCTGAAAAATTTATCTATTTCGAGCCGCTGATTTTTGCTGGAGCGATTTATTACATTATGGTTATGGGTTTGAGCCTCGCAGCGGAGAGATTGGAAAGGAGGATGCGCCTCAGTGATTAG
- a CDS encoding DUF4278 domain-containing protein: MYLIYRGIRYELPSSVSQKPLPVGSSHQFQRNQVAVPRLVMLQYRGVSYARRITDLSQQPPDPDLESFIAAFWAIINA, encoded by the coding sequence ATGTACTTGATCTATCGTGGCATTCGTTACGAGTTACCGTCCTCTGTCTCCCAGAAGCCTTTGCCAGTAGGCAGTTCTCACCAGTTTCAGAGAAATCAAGTTGCAGTACCACGTCTAGTGATGTTGCAGTATCGAGGGGTGAGTTATGCTCGTAGAATTACGGATCTATCTCAGCAGCCTCCTGATCCAGATCTAGAGTCTTTTATCGCTGCCTTTTGGGCGATTATTAATGCTTGA
- a CDS encoding VanZ family protein, giving the protein MTDQRDPWFDQQWAIAFCLYLLILVVITVAAYLRILPTQLDAIPAYDTLGHFFLLGIASYLSHLALRGRTFFIGRYSLPLGPTLIGAIVIVDETLQGLSPYRTVSMTDVAASFSGILLFYRLARAQTILKH; this is encoded by the coding sequence ATGACTGATCAGAGAGATCCGTGGTTTGACCAACAATGGGCGATCGCGTTTTGTCTGTACCTGCTGATCTTGGTGGTTATTACTGTCGCTGCCTATCTCCGGATTTTGCCAACCCAACTCGATGCCATCCCTGCCTATGACACCCTGGGACACTTCTTTTTGTTGGGAATTGCCAGTTACTTAAGTCATTTAGCCCTGCGAGGGCGCACCTTTTTTATCGGCAGATACTCACTCCCGCTAGGACCAACCCTAATTGGGGCGATCGTCATTGTGGACGAGACATTGCAGGGCTTATCACCCTATCGCACTGTCAGCATGACAGATGTCGCCGCTAGTTTTAGCGGCATTTTGCTGTTTTATCGACTAGCCAGAGCGCAAACTATTCTCAAGCATTAA
- a CDS encoding transporter substrate-binding domain-containing protein, which yields MKRLKYLFTALFSALLTVVIVAGCGSQQPTDTASPAAGTSPAASPAETLVMATSADYPPYEFIDTSGGEEKIVGFDVDIANYITSQLGYGLEINNIDFNGLIPALQSGRADFVMAGMTPTEERKQNADFSQIYYTAQNTIVAKTGSNLADTTSLSGKRVGVQLGSIQEEAAGEIEGANVVPLNRINEIIQELKAGRIDAAIVENTVAQGYIEANPDLEFNTIPPSGPAGSAIAFPKGSELVAKFDPVLTQMIDSGEIDKLVTKWFGDQQAAPAS from the coding sequence ATGAAACGACTAAAGTATTTGTTTACCGCTTTGTTCAGTGCTCTTTTAACAGTAGTGATTGTGGCTGGATGTGGTTCCCAACAGCCCACTGACACTGCAAGCCCTGCTGCTGGTACTTCTCCTGCTGCATCACCTGCCGAGACGTTGGTTATGGCAACCTCAGCAGACTACCCCCCCTATGAATTTATTGATACATCGGGTGGTGAAGAAAAAATTGTTGGGTTTGATGTTGATATCGCGAACTACATCACCAGTCAGTTGGGTTACGGCTTAGAAATCAACAACATTGACTTTAACGGCTTAATTCCGGCGTTGCAGTCTGGACGGGCTGATTTTGTCATGGCAGGCATGACCCCGACTGAGGAACGCAAACAAAACGCTGACTTTTCTCAAATCTATTACACGGCTCAAAATACTATTGTGGCGAAGACTGGTAGCAATTTGGCAGATACTACAAGTCTCTCAGGGAAGCGAGTTGGCGTACAGCTAGGCTCGATTCAGGAGGAAGCCGCAGGTGAAATTGAGGGTGCGAACGTAGTCCCCCTCAACCGGATTAACGAGATCATCCAGGAACTCAAAGCTGGACGGATTGACGCTGCCATCGTAGAAAATACCGTTGCTCAAGGTTACATCGAAGCAAACCCCGATCTTGAGTTCAACACAATTCCTCCAAGCGGTCCGGCAGGCTCGGCGATCGCCTTCCCCAAAGGCTCCGAGTTAGTAGCCAAGTTTGACCCCGTTCTGACTCAGATGATCGACAGTGGCGAAATTGACAAACTAGTCACAAAGTGGTTTGGTGACCAGCAAGCTGCACCCGCTAGCTAA
- a CDS encoding carbohydrate ABC transporter permease — protein sequence MRGQLQRHTQESLVGYGFMAPTLIVLGTFVVLPIVYAIFLSFQKVQLLGEIDYEFVGFRNFARLVEDDRIWIALQNTVEYVAIVVPAQTLLALGLAVTLNSGIRGKGWWRVIYFIPTVTSSAVLTLIFMWLYNTNGLLNDALAFVGLPTYNWLGDPAIALRGIMLMNIWSTAPYFMVIYLAALQDIPRTVYEAADIDGAGEWQKFWHITLPLLKPVTFFVVTMGVIGTFQLFDQSYIFSNGTGGPNNSTLTVVLLIYQAVFRNLQLGYGAAIAFLLAAVIIAATLLQRRLFREEQRG from the coding sequence ATGCGTGGGCAATTGCAACGGCACACTCAAGAGAGCTTAGTCGGGTATGGATTTATGGCACCCACACTGATTGTTCTGGGAACGTTTGTGGTGTTGCCGATTGTTTACGCCATTTTTCTGTCTTTCCAAAAAGTGCAGCTTTTAGGCGAGATCGATTACGAATTCGTCGGTTTTCGCAACTTTGCGCGATTAGTCGAGGACGATCGCATCTGGATCGCGCTGCAAAACACGGTGGAATACGTGGCGATCGTAGTTCCAGCACAAACGCTGTTGGCTCTGGGGTTAGCCGTAACGCTCAATTCTGGAATTCGCGGAAAAGGCTGGTGGCGGGTGATTTACTTCATCCCCACAGTCACCTCATCAGCCGTGCTGACGCTGATTTTTATGTGGCTTTACAACACCAACGGGCTGCTCAACGATGCTCTGGCGTTTGTGGGGTTGCCAACCTACAACTGGTTAGGCGATCCGGCGATCGCCCTCAGAGGCATCATGCTGATGAATATCTGGTCTACGGCTCCCTATTTCATGGTGATCTATCTGGCCGCCCTGCAAGACATTCCCCGGACGGTGTATGAAGCCGCCGATATTGACGGAGCGGGCGAGTGGCAAAAGTTTTGGCATATCACCCTGCCACTGCTGAAGCCTGTCACCTTTTTTGTGGTCACAATGGGCGTGATTGGCACGTTTCAACTGTTTGACCAGTCCTACATTTTCTCCAATGGCACAGGAGGTCCCAATAATTCGACCCTGACAGTGGTATTGCTGATTTATCAAGCGGTGTTCCGCAATTTGCAGTTGGGCTATGGGGCAGCGATCGCCTTCCTATTAGCTGCTGTCATCATTGCGGCAACTCTGTTGCAACGTCGGCTATTTCGGGAGGAGCAGCGTGGTTAA